The Oscillospiraceae bacterium genome has a segment encoding these proteins:
- a CDS encoding serine/threonine protein kinase has translation MAEIGSIIDGKYEILTELGHGGMSVVYLAMDRRLKKQWAVKEAKKKPPGQSNIVGLTPVSEAEMLTKLNHPNIVRIVDIVDQNDTIYIIEDFVEGKSLAEEVKHGPSTPEDVVLWGSQLCDVLEYLHTQSPKIIYRDMKPANVQLLPDRQQIKLLDFGIAKKYKPQNVGDTTNVGTRGYAAPEQFDAKVQSDARTDVYSLGITLRSLLMGKTPYDVEFYDDIRKQNPAVTDGLIKVLNKATAQNPANRYQSAADFKYALQHYHDRDEAVIRIRQRKLNAFRGLIAAAISFFMIGAILMPLSFVVRNHDYQDKLSSGKYEECIAIDPTRADAYQGYVESASANQLATLPDYIGQYTQIKDTEDRNTVGFEIALRVELNSNLDKKDALDNACKYYRSFASTDPDSIRILPNQPFDIKNGLESVDMPASIATIKLYYAQIYQAAANYSNDPDANGAAKNLDEVMKNLQTIRSFLEENKDQLAAYDALYNSANTSDAECQGIYDFMVKSQANCLIDNKAYFLPKRAAALQCFFDDSISQKAKQNFKENT, from the coding sequence ATGGCAGAGATCGGATCCATTATAGATGGTAAATATGAAATTTTAACAGAACTGGGACATGGCGGTATGTCTGTTGTGTATTTGGCCATGGATCGACGCTTAAAAAAGCAGTGGGCCGTAAAGGAAGCGAAGAAGAAACCGCCGGGCCAAAGCAATATTGTCGGTTTAACGCCGGTGTCAGAAGCAGAAATGCTCACCAAGCTGAATCACCCCAATATTGTGCGCATTGTGGACATTGTGGATCAAAACGATACGATCTACATTATTGAGGATTTTGTAGAAGGCAAATCCCTGGCAGAAGAAGTGAAGCACGGTCCTTCCACACCGGAAGATGTGGTGCTTTGGGGCTCCCAGCTTTGCGATGTACTGGAGTATTTGCATACCCAGTCCCCAAAAATCATTTACCGAGATATGAAGCCGGCCAATGTGCAGTTGTTGCCGGACAGACAGCAGATCAAACTGCTGGATTTTGGGATAGCAAAGAAATACAAGCCGCAGAATGTGGGCGATACCACCAATGTGGGTACGCGCGGGTATGCGGCGCCGGAACAATTTGATGCTAAGGTGCAGTCGGATGCGCGCACAGATGTGTATTCGCTGGGCATCACGCTGCGTTCCTTGCTGATGGGAAAAACGCCGTATGATGTGGAATTTTACGACGATATTCGCAAGCAGAATCCGGCGGTAACAGACGGTCTGATTAAAGTGCTGAATAAAGCTACGGCGCAAAACCCGGCCAATCGGTATCAATCGGCGGCGGATTTTAAGTATGCGCTTCAGCATTATCATGACCGGGACGAGGCTGTCATTCGCATTCGACAACGCAAACTCAATGCCTTTCGCGGATTGATTGCTGCGGCTATTTCCTTTTTTATGATCGGTGCGATTTTGATGCCGCTTTCGTTTGTGGTACGCAATCACGATTATCAGGACAAATTAAGTAGCGGCAAGTATGAGGAGTGCATTGCTATTGACCCCACCCGGGCAGACGCTTATCAGGGCTATGTAGAGAGCGCCAGCGCAAACCAGTTGGCAACTTTACCGGACTATATTGGGCAATATACACAAATCAAGGACACGGAGGATCGTAATACGGTCGGCTTTGAAATTGCCCTGCGTGTGGAACTGAATAGCAACTTGGATAAGAAAGATGCGCTGGATAATGCCTGCAAATATTATCGTTCCTTTGCCAGTACAGATCCGGACAGCATTCGCATTTTGCCCAATCAGCCTTTTGATATTAAAAATGGCCTAGAATCTGTGGATATGCCGGCGAGTATTGCAACCATTAAATTGTATTACGCCCAGATTTATCAGGCTGCCGCCAATTACAGCAACGACCCAGACGCCAACGGCGCAGCGAAAAATCTGGACGAGGTGATGAAAAATCTGCAAACCATTCGCAGCTTTTTGGAAGAGAACAAGGATCAGCTGGCCGCGTATGATGCACTTTATAACAGCGCCAATACCAGTGACGCAGAGTGCCAGGGTATATATGATTTTATGGTGAAAAGCCAGGCAAATTGTCTGATCGACAACAAAGCCTATTTCCTGCCCAAGCGAGCGGCAGCGCTGCAATGCTTCTTTGATGATAGCATCTCGCAAAAAGCCAAGCAGAATTTTAAGGAAAATACATAA
- a CDS encoding protein phosphatase 2C domain-containing protein, which produces MNYLIAAQTDIGPVKKTNQDSYCIQTARSKRYGNLLFAVVCDGMGGLKKGEVASATVVARFTDWFAQSLPILLSQRTMDFALLRKEWTHLLNRLNADIGNYGLDHNISLGTTVVAALCIGNKLYVVNIGDSRLYKIQNNVSRLTQDQSLVAREISAGKLAPDQEEKDTRRNVLLQCVGASHVLQPEFLEYTLESNTVYLLCTDGFRHEIQEEELLGLLSPRVVRSERGMQDVLVEIIGLLQQRNEQDNMTGVAFKTVH; this is translated from the coding sequence ATGAATTATTTAATTGCGGCACAAACGGATATTGGCCCGGTCAAAAAGACCAATCAGGACAGCTACTGTATTCAAACCGCCCGGAGCAAGCGATATGGGAATTTGTTGTTCGCCGTAGTGTGTGACGGTATGGGCGGATTAAAAAAAGGCGAGGTGGCCAGCGCAACCGTGGTCGCACGCTTTACAGATTGGTTTGCGCAGAGCTTGCCGATTCTGCTCAGCCAGCGCACAATGGATTTTGCATTATTGCGCAAGGAATGGACCCATTTGTTGAATCGGCTCAATGCCGATATTGGCAATTATGGACTGGATCACAATATTTCTCTCGGTACGACTGTGGTGGCTGCACTTTGCATTGGCAATAAACTGTATGTGGTCAATATCGGCGACTCCAGATTATATAAGATACAAAATAATGTCTCGCGTCTCACGCAGGATCAATCCCTGGTGGCTCGGGAGATCAGCGCCGGAAAATTGGCTCCGGATCAGGAAGAAAAAGATACGCGGCGCAATGTACTTTTACAGTGCGTGGGCGCCTCTCATGTGTTGCAGCCGGAATTTTTAGAATACACATTGGAGTCCAATACGGTTTACCTGTTGTGTACAGATGGTTTTCGTCATGAAATCCAAGAGGAGGAGCTACTGGGACTGCTCTCACCGCGGGTGGTACGGTCTGAGCGTGGAATGCAAGATGTGTTAGTTGAGATCATCGGTCTGTTGCAACAACGGAATGAACAGGACAATATGACTGGTGTCGCTTTTAAGACAGTGCATTAA
- a CDS encoding FHA domain-containing protein, whose translation MSLFRFGKKKKKNQSCGDVVGSPDMWAAANGIGMQAPYETARTFGGAAQKNMAEMTEPISLPGQNQYGATEPLMAPAYDSVGATEPLNTPVQHLQSAAPILPFTDGNYGGAEPLHVPVEDFYGVTEPLDMPDNGKYSAAELQGAPTPNGFGETEPLVPPSGYVPGFVPPNPASLMQDLSNHSGDTCVLMPQMPTATFFVVRTGQSVPMQGTEFSIGADPSCCNLVLQNDYISKRQVTVSITEGGYTVVDHGSTNGTTLNGAKLQPNRHYPMRSGDRLILANEIVDFEIQGDSK comes from the coding sequence ATGAGTCTTTTTAGATTTGGAAAGAAAAAGAAGAAAAATCAAAGTTGCGGTGATGTGGTCGGTTCACCGGATATGTGGGCAGCGGCGAATGGTATAGGTATGCAGGCGCCTTATGAAACTGCCAGAACTTTTGGTGGCGCTGCACAGAAGAATATGGCGGAGATGACAGAGCCAATTTCGCTGCCGGGTCAAAACCAGTATGGCGCAACGGAACCGCTAATGGCACCGGCCTATGATTCCGTTGGCGCAACGGAGCCGTTGAACACGCCGGTGCAGCACTTACAAAGCGCAGCACCGATTTTGCCTTTTACAGACGGCAACTATGGCGGGGCAGAACCTTTGCATGTTCCGGTGGAGGATTTTTATGGCGTGACAGAGCCACTGGATATGCCGGACAACGGTAAGTACAGCGCAGCAGAATTGCAGGGAGCGCCGACGCCAAACGGTTTCGGTGAGACGGAGCCTCTCGTTCCACCAAGTGGATATGTGCCGGGCTTTGTGCCTCCTAATCCGGCTTCGCTTATGCAGGATTTGTCTAATCACTCCGGTGATACGTGTGTTTTAATGCCCCAAATGCCTACAGCTACCTTTTTTGTGGTGCGCACCGGTCAGTCCGTACCGATGCAGGGAACAGAATTTTCCATTGGCGCAGACCCGAGTTGCTGTAATCTGGTCTTACAAAATGATTATATCAGCAAGCGCCAGGTAACCGTTTCTATTACAGAGGGCGGCTATACCGTTGTTGATCACGGCTCAACCAATGGTACAACGCTGAACGGTGCCAAGCTGCAACCCAATCGGCATTATCCCATGCGGTCCGGTGATCGGTTAATTTTGGCTAACGAGATCGTAGATTTTGAAATCCAGGGGGACTCCAAATGA
- a CDS encoding alpha/beta hydrolase, which yields MKPKKQWDHKWYTEEFLQQLKATAAVEMDGDLPYITKYAPDAGSPNGIDPRLLGGPMGKMARSTQLVPNFILDRVKIPVTPKILAGFRAGCDRVSYAKCVQAKIEVRDSTVPAADGYPIPIRMYNSAQCAPGSPCLYFIHGGAFVGGTLRPYDEGWKLFVEKFRLPVVAVDYRLLPEHPYPTLYDDCCRVLEWLGGDGARELHIDPRAVFVVGDSAGGNLAQGCATRYKGTHRVRGQLLLYPTLNLFGSTDRYYHPKETDYHPAPGQQKLAMGLVRQMELLSRSGKSFLGIPKPDDLCNPYTSDPAGNPPTFLSVGALDYLRNDTVAWAHKLHDAGVPTRLVMYNGMGHGFLNAMGVFPQAEDLLDEMGAFIQNVCKSHQ from the coding sequence ATGAAACCGAAAAAGCAATGGGATCACAAGTGGTACACGGAGGAATTTTTGCAACAACTAAAGGCAACGGCGGCGGTGGAGATGGACGGCGATTTGCCCTACATCACCAAATATGCACCGGACGCCGGTTCGCCAAATGGGATTGACCCGCGGCTGCTGGGCGGACCCATGGGCAAAATGGCGCGGTCCACGCAGCTGGTGCCAAATTTCATTCTGGACCGGGTCAAGATTCCGGTAACACCGAAGATCTTGGCTGGATTCCGTGCCGGGTGTGACCGTGTTTCCTATGCCAAATGCGTACAGGCAAAGATTGAAGTGCGGGACAGCACCGTACCGGCGGCGGACGGTTATCCCATTCCCATTCGCATGTACAACAGCGCCCAATGTGCGCCGGGCAGCCCCTGCCTGTATTTTATCCACGGCGGTGCCTTTGTAGGCGGCACCCTGCGCCCCTATGACGAGGGGTGGAAGCTGTTTGTAGAAAAGTTCCGCTTGCCCGTGGTGGCAGTAGATTACCGACTGCTGCCGGAGCACCCATATCCCACGCTGTACGATGACTGCTGCCGCGTACTGGAATGGCTGGGCGGCGACGGTGCCCGGGAGCTGCACATTGACCCAAGGGCCGTTTTTGTGGTAGGTGACAGCGCCGGCGGCAACCTGGCCCAAGGCTGCGCCACCCGCTACAAAGGCACCCACCGGGTGCGGGGGCAGCTGCTGCTCTACCCCACCCTAAACCTGTTTGGCAGCACAGACCGCTACTATCACCCAAAAGAAACAGACTACCACCCGGCGCCGGGACAGCAAAAGCTGGCTATGGGACTGGTGCGGCAAATGGAGCTGCTCTCTCGCTCCGGCAAGTCCTTTTTGGGTATTCCGAAGCCGGACGATCTGTGCAATCCCTACACCTCCGACCCGGCTGGGAACCCGCCCACTTTTCTCTCCGTAGGTGCGCTGGACTACCTGCGCAACGACACGGTGGCTTGGGCCCACAAGCTGCACGACGCCGGCGTGCCCACCCGCCTGGTCATGTATAACGGTATGGGTCACGGCTTCTTAAACGCCATGGGCGTCTTTCCCCAGGCCGAGGACCTGCTGGACGAAATGGGCGCGTTTATCCAGAATGTTTGTAAAAGCCATCAATAG
- the ilvC gene encoding ketol-acid reductoisomerase, which produces MAEARLFHQEDCNLDYLKGKTVAVIGFGSQGHAHALNLKESGVDVVVGLYEGSKSWKHAESVGLKVMTTAEAAKAADIIMILTPDEKQASIYKKDIEPNLTAGKALAFAHGFNIHFKQIVPPSDVDVFMIAPKAPGHTVRSEYKEGKGTPCLVAVYQDATGHCEDIALAYGAGIGGARAGILETTFKCETETDLFGEQAVLCGGVTALMKAGFETLVEAGYDPRNAYFECIHEMKLIVDLIYNGGFAKMRYSISNTAEFGDYETGKRLITDETKKEMKKVLEEIQDGTFASKFITESNNGWAHFKAKREMEANHQLEKVGAEIRKLYSWNGEDKYAEK; this is translated from the coding sequence ATGGCAGAAGCAAGACTTTTCCATCAAGAAGATTGTAATCTGGATTACCTGAAGGGCAAGACCGTTGCCGTGATCGGCTTTGGTTCTCAGGGCCACGCCCATGCGTTGAACTTGAAAGAGAGCGGTGTGGACGTAGTTGTTGGTTTGTACGAGGGCTCCAAGTCCTGGAAGCATGCAGAGAGCGTTGGCCTGAAGGTTATGACCACCGCTGAGGCTGCAAAGGCCGCTGACATTATCATGATCCTGACCCCGGATGAGAAGCAGGCTTCCATCTATAAGAAGGACATTGAACCGAACCTGACCGCCGGCAAGGCTTTGGCTTTCGCCCACGGCTTTAACATTCACTTTAAGCAGATCGTGCCTCCCAGCGATGTAGATGTGTTCATGATCGCTCCCAAGGCTCCGGGTCACACCGTTCGCTCCGAGTACAAAGAGGGCAAGGGTACGCCCTGTCTGGTAGCTGTATATCAGGACGCTACCGGTCATTGTGAGGATATTGCTCTGGCTTACGGCGCCGGTATCGGCGGTGCTCGTGCCGGTATTCTGGAGACCACCTTTAAGTGCGAGACCGAGACCGATCTGTTTGGTGAGCAGGCTGTGCTGTGCGGCGGCGTAACCGCTCTGATGAAGGCCGGTTTTGAGACCCTGGTTGAGGCCGGTTATGACCCGAGAAATGCTTACTTTGAGTGCATTCATGAGATGAAGCTGATTGTTGACCTGATTTACAACGGCGGCTTTGCCAAGATGCGTTACTCCATCTCCAACACCGCTGAATTCGGCGATTACGAGACCGGTAAGCGTCTGATCACCGATGAGACCAAGAAGGAAATGAAGAAGGTTCTGGAAGAGATTCAGGACGGCACCTTCGCTTCCAAGTTCATCACCGAGAGCAACAACGGTTGGGCACACTTTAAGGCCAAGAGAGAGATGGAAGCCAACCATCAGCTGGAGAAAGTCGGCGCCGAGATCCGTAAGCTGTATTCCTGGAACGGCGAGGACAAGTACGCAGAGAAATAA
- a CDS encoding FadR family transcriptional regulator, producing the protein MPRSAMLPESTAQQILNMIETQHRFTVGDKLPNENDLAAELGVSRSTLREAIRILTTSGVLEIRRGKGTFVSANTVIDSADLSDIASGLDDLFEMRLMFEPDCAFLAAQRATQEEIDAICYYGEQVEKKILSGEDRTAEEQKFHESIANATHNAFVKQFMPVIFNAIKKGVIVMTRDKDVSADNLNDDRLIMDFIKKRNAEGARTAMRLHILHAMEHL; encoded by the coding sequence ATGCCAAGATCGGCAATGCTACCGGAGAGTACGGCACAGCAGATTTTGAATATGATCGAGACTCAGCACCGCTTTACGGTGGGAGATAAGCTGCCTAATGAGAATGACCTGGCGGCGGAATTGGGCGTTAGTCGTTCCACCTTGCGGGAGGCCATTCGAATTTTGACCACCAGCGGTGTGTTGGAGATTCGGCGGGGCAAGGGCACCTTTGTCAGTGCCAATACGGTGATCGACTCGGCGGATCTGAGCGACATTGCTTCCGGCTTGGACGATCTGTTTGAGATGCGGCTGATGTTTGAACCGGATTGCGCTTTTTTGGCTGCACAGCGGGCAACACAGGAAGAAATTGACGCGATTTGCTACTACGGTGAGCAGGTGGAAAAGAAGATCTTAAGCGGCGAGGACCGCACGGCAGAGGAGCAAAAGTTCCATGAGAGTATTGCCAATGCCACGCACAATGCGTTTGTGAAGCAGTTTATGCCGGTGATTTTCAATGCCATCAAAAAAGGCGTGATCGTCATGACCCGGGACAAGGATGTAAGCGCTGATAATCTAAACGACGATCGGCTGATTATGGACTTCATTAAGAAGCGCAATGCCGAGGGCGCCCGCACCGCCATGCGGCTGCACATTCTTCATGCAATGGAGCATCTATAA
- a CDS encoding ATP-binding protein, giving the protein MNKATQLRYNMESLCIYQFKTDPVMHSLLHLLRSIEDGEAVLEAQSAFFSTLAPRDTLRRYISKLILTDDNVFSKAAAGDATDRLHPAILDGVKSDLAKLEAIADLTPEDILHAVENKDLREVLGTLPRWENGEALPPLSQNWAEQTEVLAAFHKRNGYGLFASYAAFEWRDHALSPISATDPIQLSDLKNYELQRSQVVDNTESFVCGLPANNVLLYGDRGTGKSSTIHAILNAYKEQGLRMIEIPKSAVEELSLIREYLADSPMKFIIYIDDLSFDSQDNAFTELKAALEGGLSACQPNTLIYATSNRRHLIKENFSDREDDVNKNDTRQEQLSLSDRFGLTITFINPDKKDYLDIVEKIAADRGLQVDAQRLDAAAEQWAVRRGGRSPRCARQFIDHVESALRRGKEW; this is encoded by the coding sequence ATGAACAAAGCAACCCAATTACGATACAATATGGAGTCCCTATGCATCTATCAATTCAAGACAGACCCGGTGATGCACAGTTTACTGCACCTGCTGCGCAGCATAGAAGACGGCGAGGCTGTGCTGGAGGCGCAAAGTGCCTTTTTCAGCACACTGGCACCTCGAGACACGCTGCGCCGGTATATTTCCAAGTTGATCCTCACCGACGACAATGTATTCAGCAAAGCCGCCGCCGGCGATGCGACAGACCGTCTGCACCCTGCGATCCTGGATGGTGTTAAAAGCGACCTTGCCAAGCTGGAGGCTATTGCCGACCTGACCCCGGAAGATATTCTGCATGCAGTAGAAAATAAGGACCTGCGGGAAGTGCTGGGCACCCTGCCCCGATGGGAGAACGGCGAAGCGCTGCCGCCCCTGAGCCAAAACTGGGCGGAGCAAACGGAGGTACTGGCTGCATTCCATAAAAGAAACGGCTACGGTCTGTTTGCCAGCTACGCCGCCTTTGAGTGGCGGGATCACGCCCTCTCCCCCATCTCCGCCACGGACCCGATCCAGCTGTCCGATCTGAAGAACTATGAATTGCAGCGGAGCCAGGTGGTGGACAATACAGAGAGCTTTGTTTGCGGACTGCCCGCCAACAACGTGCTGCTGTACGGTGACCGGGGCACCGGCAAAAGCTCCACCATTCACGCCATCCTGAATGCATACAAAGAACAGGGTCTGCGCATGATCGAGATCCCCAAAAGCGCGGTGGAGGAGTTGTCCTTGATTCGGGAGTACCTGGCGGACAGCCCGATGAAATTTATCATCTATATTGATGACCTAAGCTTTGACAGCCAGGACAACGCTTTTACAGAGCTGAAAGCGGCGCTGGAGGGCGGCCTGTCTGCCTGCCAGCCCAATACGCTGATCTATGCCACCTCCAACCGGCGCCACCTAATCAAAGAGAACTTCTCTGACCGGGAGGACGATGTAAACAAAAATGACACCCGCCAGGAACAACTGTCTCTGTCCGATCGGTTTGGGCTGACCATTACCTTTATTAACCCGGACAAAAAGGATTATCTGGACATTGTGGAAAAGATTGCCGCCGATCGTGGCCTGCAAGTGGACGCCCAGCGGCTGGACGCTGCCGCCGAGCAGTGGGCCGTGCGCCGAGGCGGTCGTTCTCCCCGTTGCGCCCGCCAGTTTATCGATCATGTGGAGAGCGCTCTGCGCCGGGGCAAAGAATGGTAA
- a CDS encoding response regulator transcription factor, producing MSKILVVDDELNICELLKLYLENEGYTVFTANDGQAAVTAFQQKAPDLVLLDIMLPKMDGWQVCREIRKTSSAPIIMLTAKGETFDKVLGLELGADDYVVKPFDAKEVVARVKAVLRRTQGKNDNAEESKKVVTYDKLEINIANYELKVNGVQIDTPPKELELIYHFASNPNRVFTRDQLLDEVWGFEFYGDSRTVDVHVKRLREKLEGVSDKWELKTVWGVGYKFETKE from the coding sequence ATGAGCAAAATTCTGGTAGTGGATGATGAATTAAACATCTGCGAATTACTGAAACTATACTTAGAGAATGAGGGCTACACGGTGTTTACCGCCAACGACGGCCAAGCCGCCGTGACCGCCTTCCAGCAGAAGGCACCGGATTTGGTACTGCTGGACATTATGCTGCCCAAGATGGACGGCTGGCAGGTGTGCCGAGAGATCCGCAAGACCTCTTCCGCCCCCATCATCATGCTCACCGCCAAGGGCGAGACCTTTGACAAGGTGCTGGGACTGGAGCTGGGCGCCGACGACTATGTGGTCAAGCCCTTTGACGCCAAAGAGGTGGTGGCCCGGGTGAAAGCTGTGCTGCGCCGCACCCAAGGCAAAAATGACAACGCCGAGGAAAGCAAGAAAGTGGTCACCTATGACAAGCTGGAGATCAACATTGCCAACTATGAATTGAAAGTCAACGGCGTGCAGATTGACACGCCGCCTAAAGAGCTGGAGCTGATCTACCACTTTGCTTCCAACCCCAACCGCGTCTTTACCCGCGACCAGCTGCTGGACGAGGTATGGGGCTTTGAGTTTTACGGTGACTCCCGCACGGTGGATGTGCATGTGAAGCGCCTGCGTGAAAAGTTAGAGGGCGTCAGTGACAAATGGGAGCTGAAAACCGTTTGGGGCGTCGGCTACAAGTTTGAGACCAAGGAATAA
- a CDS encoding ATP-binding protein: MAFKDVLVGKKPVKSNIFAKYFLLFAAIFLVTLTVLGTALTLMVNAYSQNERTNLLKENVQSVSGTISSSLIMQDINSRYSVEKELMCESLYIISNSIDADVFVCDVEGNIILCKERAYSTPYFGEFTTCALHDSYSISSALLQRVYETGTVTGRITVRGQTNYIVGTTIVSDGDVIGYTFAQTQTGVQSLALAVIRIFLLSALACLMLAFICIWHLTKKMVTPLQQMSAAAKQFAIGDFSYRVKVRGCDELADLGIAFNDMADALDKTESSRASFVANVSHELKTPMTSIAGFIDGILDGTIPKEKQNYYLGLVSTEVRRLSRLVVAMLNMSKIESGEFQMKPNNYDISDQIIRILLTFEQKIEKKNIEIIGLEDLQPQYIVADPDMIYQVIYNLFDNAVKFTNEDGFIKVTLEDLGSQIRVSIKNSGAGIKAEELSRVFERFYKVDKSRSLDAKGAGLGLYIVKMMVEMHSGRIYAKSEDENTAEFVFTLPKTFTPVNKKGAKEA; this comes from the coding sequence ATGGCGTTTAAGGATGTACTCGTCGGTAAAAAGCCGGTCAAAAGCAATATCTTTGCCAAATACTTCCTGCTGTTTGCCGCTATCTTTTTGGTCACTTTGACCGTGCTGGGCACCGCCCTGACCCTGATGGTCAACGCCTATTCTCAAAATGAACGCACCAACCTGCTGAAAGAGAATGTGCAAAGCGTATCCGGTACCATCAGTTCCTCATTGATCATGCAGGACATTAACAGTCGCTACAGCGTGGAAAAAGAGCTGATGTGCGAATCCCTGTATATTATTTCCAACTCTATCGACGCAGATGTATTTGTCTGTGATGTGGAGGGTAATATTATTCTGTGTAAGGAGCGGGCCTATTCCACCCCGTATTTTGGGGAGTTTACCACCTGCGCCCTGCACGACAGCTATTCCATCAGTTCCGCACTGCTGCAACGGGTGTACGAGACCGGCACCGTAACCGGGCGTATTACCGTACGCGGTCAAACCAATTATATTGTAGGCACCACCATCGTTAGCGACGGCGATGTGATCGGCTACACCTTTGCGCAGACCCAAACCGGCGTGCAGTCCCTGGCACTGGCGGTAATCCGCATTTTCCTGCTCAGCGCGCTGGCCTGTTTGATGCTGGCCTTCATCTGCATTTGGCACCTGACCAAAAAGATGGTGACCCCTTTGCAGCAAATGAGCGCTGCCGCCAAGCAATTTGCCATCGGCGACTTCTCTTACCGAGTCAAGGTGCGAGGCTGCGATGAGCTGGCGGATCTGGGCATTGCCTTTAACGATATGGCGGACGCACTGGATAAAACAGAAAGTTCCCGCGCCAGCTTTGTGGCCAATGTGTCCCACGAATTAAAAACGCCTATGACCTCCATTGCCGGGTTTATTGACGGTATTTTGGACGGCACCATCCCCAAAGAGAAACAAAACTATTACCTGGGACTGGTAAGCACCGAGGTGCGCCGACTGAGCCGCTTAGTGGTGGCCATGCTAAATATGAGCAAGATCGAGTCCGGCGAATTCCAAATGAAGCCCAATAACTATGACATCTCTGACCAAATCATCCGTATTCTTTTGACCTTTGAACAAAAGATCGAGAAGAAGAATATTGAGATCATCGGGCTGGAGGACCTGCAGCCCCAGTACATTGTGGCGGACCCGGATATGATCTACCAGGTGATCTACAACCTGTTTGACAACGCAGTGAAGTTTACCAACGAGGACGGCTTTATCAAGGTTACGCTGGAGGATTTGGGCAGCCAAATTCGTGTAAGTATTAAGAACAGCGGCGCCGGCATTAAGGCCGAGGAGCTGTCCCGCGTGTTTGAGCGCTTCTATAAAGTTGACAAATCCCGCAGCCTGGACGCCAAGGGTGCCGGACTGGGATTATATATCGTAAAAATGATGGTGGAAATGCACTCCGGCAGAATTTATGCCAAGAGTGAAGACGAAAACACCGCGGAATTCGTATTCACCCTACCCAAGACATTCACCCCCGTCAATAAAAAAGGAGCAAAAGAAGCATGA